From one Drosophila subpulchrella strain 33 F10 #4 breed RU33 chromosome 3L, RU_Dsub_v1.1 Primary Assembly, whole genome shotgun sequence genomic stretch:
- the LOC119555284 gene encoding nucleosome-remodeling factor subunit NURF301 isoform X4 — translation MSGRGSRKRGRPPKTPNERGSGRFNYQLLKKPKYLSEGKSQPSTPSASRGISPQSDEGSRSSHTNLSRSRGSAAKRGRGRKSTVQPNTSSYSGRKGYESEYHYGSDFGDSDEDKSDNEDDMLLTPSDDESLEAANESESEFSVCSFNQNGVGRPPRPPSPEPVWLQEGRQYAALELPDSSEDLAIANAHVFRALSIYEVLRRFRHLVRLSPFRFEDFCAALACEEQSALLTDVHIMLLKAILREEDAQGTHFGPLDQKDTVNISLYLIDAITWPEILRSYVESDKTFDRNVFQILNRTEYPYTGIDSRLEVLQFLSDQFLTANSIRDVMLQEGPIHYDDHCRVCHRLGDLLCCETCPAVYHLECVDPPMNDVPTEDWQCGLCRSHKVSGVVDCVLPQEKQGVLIRHDSLGVDRHGRKYWFIARRIFIEDQTDSTCWYYSTTSKLKLLLCRLDPEELETRLHSQITERRDEIERQMQLTETLTNEHKHTKRSLIEIEQEATNEMLEKETLDEETEDGDAKSESPSEGTKKQEETKMVTRQKSSQLSNGTLHFKLGMEQGFKNYVNQYSTNPIALNKPQRNEERDKRRHLSHKFSLTTASDFKWIGITMGTTENMITTLRQTLINFESNIAPSFLNTNWVVNKKIWNAAVLNARRASDFAAVLLLFQSSLKSVVFANVWHEQLGHTTLQRITSAEREDRKKVEKREKRERDDEEERNRLAFNYIKYTLGLKHQVWKQKGEEYRVHGQWGWLWLSSSRRCGVRARRAQPLVHNRVYVHYTMGEENAVNEIILVDPRTQRFMQQCETSNVDGQVCHYLPEQYKNVKVIEDVDGKIKGIIDVSKALNAPGRTFYPKVARKCRLDDLLDRRIKLAEVEEQMASKVATDVKPLVISSQPVAANTKQTYLEKRLLRLTELPAKGNPSNVNLELVNSLAKQIQTVRLQFSQLNRFAKIFRCYTKECNTNSNAVSQITQNTCYSPLCLQKARAKKELLLLLRKAHTAGNGSKETVAAILGAVKKPSILEQKLTEGKRESTQLATDESEEGKSAESEAPLDLLQDWEHARAHAVHFSDSLITECMLFDQDCATSTKVKEEDDPSAGSNTTTDSNTQDSDKMDYIESMDVCSNVEIESTEDSIVAGLNSACSGANAEDVDMTPGWRRKRNQKSKKTYIGTKDVLDQTLAKDIPLNKQNRRFPINARPVKRECVKKYEREYFENGSERVYSSNSPRGRVYLLNDAAKLYEQAVKTEDKATIYKKPSYSRYPLISNFLTHKKKRSLLVLPRYELLKLARLGGKTSTNGFHHAAKNNTIWQYQCSRPLFRTCWSYRTSSTTSLSSLALQLRILWSCLRWDDMIAKPPSTDGKHQVTTDTEIVTLELLKLRHAGRYGEKTSYLRRKVVIPLEMPKTIREVTSIRSGLRKRKRAESPQPTEPQISEEWVDEDKLELWEIKFIGEKQEKARLSAVTRSVASRQLEASGSTGPSTSTNGNPGGAGRVQLAPKSSEDVKEKMEQQLKLQRAVHQQRKLVGTGEVARSVTPVKGQVIGSRRVIVKNPDGTTRIIQQAVTQVSRPAANTATATASSTAASTSSTQSTPSTPTPHKVQIIRGPDGKVSVRGLNPGQQLVQMPDGKLHVLTTTTSSNAAAQGNKIKVPFKPSSTPSSPAVTSVQSTVNPVTPVIKQIAVKHATKNSGTQSIKSSPSVALPLAQIKNKLLLAQQQQQTASAPSTTSSPTVQKIVSKVVSTSSSGQNLQQVFVQSGSKLVVGQNSQGQKVIISTSSAQQQGTSPVQQQQLVQPQVISQPIQQSPQQQISMTQSQPTQKVIQQIVNTSNVQQQIVVGGQRIILSPGQTIVTQRNVPQSQALQMVQQQIQTQQQQQQQQHIVQPQQQFVVQSNQIVQSSPNTQTKLVKQLVVQQHSQPTTEEKAQISTADVNESGTQQVLVPNSTLAQQLAQGKLQVATVNGQQVIVKPLGNNQAQIVAHIKHQGDGNAHIVTSNSASAVSQASPQTSPVKQQALPSQSPQQVVVQQQMPQQSTTNFESGVSSITQQPVVSQNVQGQVQQQPLSVEESLLQNQPPGTVIKCVTAQVLQTEHGPRIVLQGLVGNDFTAQQLQLVQTQVKQQLMKAQESNGKLGVLGPTKIYLAVQPESAVQSQPPPLTPVHQSATHQQTLNDVHCRPTTSTTTPMR, via the exons ATGAGCGGTCGCGGCAGCCGTAAACGTGGTCGACCGCCAAAGACGCCCAATGAACGCGGCTCAGGACGCTTCAATTACCAGCTGCTCAAGAAGCCCAAGTATCTCAGCGAGGGAAAGTCCCAGCCAAGTACTCCGTCGGCCTCAAGGGGCATTTCCCCGCAGAGCGACGAGGGCAGCCGGAGCAGTCACACAAATCTCAGCCGGAGCCGTGGGAGCGCCGCCAAGAGGGGACGAGGTCGAAAATCCACCGTGCAACCCAACACCAGCAGCTACTCCGGACGGAAAG GGTACGAGTCGGAATATCATTACGGATCTGATTTTGGAGATTCTGACGAAGACAAATCAGACAATGAGGATGACATGCTACTTACTCCCAGCGACGACGAGAGCCTGGAAGCAGCCAACGAAAGCGAATCGGAATTCTCCGTATGTAGCTTTAATCAAAATGGAGTTGGCCGACCTCCACGTCCGCCTAGTCCGGAACCAGTGTGGCTGCAGGAAGGGCGGCAATATGCAGCGCTGGAGTTGCCTGATTCATCGGAGGATCTAGCCATAGCTAATGCCCACGTTTTTCGTGCCCTCAGTATTTATGAAGTACTCCGACGTTTTCGCCACTTGGTGCGTCTGTCCCCATTCCGATTTGAAGATTTTTGCGCCGCGCTAGCTTGTGAGGAGCAAAGTGCTTTATTAACAGACGTACATATTATGTTGCTTAAGGCTATTTTGCGGGAAGAGGACGCACAGGGTACACATTTTGGTCCGTTGGATCAAAAAGATACTGTTAATATAAGCCTGTACCTTATTGACGCTATAACGTGGCCGGAAATTTTGCGCAGCTATGTGGAAAGTGACAAGACATTTGATCGCAACGTGTTTCAGATTTTAAACCGAACTGAATATCCGTACACAGGCATTGACAGCCGCCTTGAAGTGCTACAGTTTCTGTCGGATCAATTTTTAACTGCCAATTCTATACGCGATGTAATGTTACAGGAAGGGCCCATTCATTACGATGACCATTGCCGGGTATGCCATCGACTCGGCGATTTATTATGCTGCGAAACGTGCCCTGCCGTCTATCATTTGGAATGCGTAGACCCACCAATGAACGACGTACCTACTGAGGATTGGCAGTGCGGACTTTGCCGTTCACATAAGGTCAGCGGTGTGGTGGACTGTGTACTGCCGCAGGAGAAACAAGGCGTGCTAATCCGGCATGACAGCCTGGGTGTTGATCGTCATGGGCGGAAATATTGGTTTATTGCTCGTCGCATTTTTATCGAAGATCAGACAGACTCCACTTGCTGGTACTATAGTACGACAAGTAAGTTAAAATTGCTACTTTGCCGACTGGACCCCGAAGAACTGGAAACTCGACTGCATAGCCAGATTACAGAGCGTCGAGACGAAATCGAGCGCCAAATGCAGTTGACTGAGACCTTAACTAACGAGCACAAGCATACTAAGCGAAGTTTAATCGAGATTGAACAAGAGGCTACAAATGAAATGCTTGAAAAGGAGACACTTGACGAGGAAACTGAAGATGGCGATGCCAAATCTGAGAGCCCTTCCGAAGGAACAAAAAAACAGGAAGAAACCAAAATGGTGACGCGTCAAAAATCCAGTCAACTAAGTAATGGCACTCTGCATTTTAAACTTGGTATGGAGCAAGGATTCAAAAATTATGTGAACCAGTATTCAACTAATCCCATTGCCCTAAACAAGCCGCAAAGGAACGAGGAACGGGATAAGCGGCGTCACCTATCCCACAAGTTTTCGTTAACGACTGCATCCGACTTTAAATGGATCGGTATAACCATGGGAACTACCGAGAATATGATTACAACGCTTAGGCAGACGTTGATAAACTTTGAGTCCAATATAGCACCTTCGTTTTTAAACACTAACTGGGTGGTTAACAAGAAAATTTGGAATGCTGCTGTATTGAACGCCCGCCGCGCATCTGACTTTGCGGCCGTATTGCTACTGTTTCAATCGTCCCTTAAGAGCGTGGTATTCGCCAATGTCTGGCATGAGCAACTCGGCCACACAACTTTACAACGCATAACTAGTGCCGAACGTGAAGATCGAAAAAAAGTGGAAAAGCGAGAAAAACGCGAGCGGGATGACGAGGAAGAACGTAATCGCCTTGCGTTCAACTACATTAAATACACCCTGGGGCTCAAACATCAAGTCTGGAAGCAAAAAGGAGAAGAGTACCGGGTTCACGGCCAGTGGGGCTGGCTGTGGCTCTCAAGCAGTCGACGGTGTGGAGTTCGTGCACGGCGAGCTCAGCCCCTGGTACACAACAGAGTGTATGTGCATTACACTATGGGAGAAGAAAATGCCGTAAATGAAATTATATTAGTAGACCCACGCACTCAGCGCTTTATGCAGCAATGTGAGACAAGCAATGTCGACGGTCAGGTGTGTCATTATTTACCGGAGCAATACAAAAATGTGAAAGTTATAGAAGATGTCGACGGGAAAATCAAGGGGATCATCGATGTTAGCAAAGCGCTAAATGCTCCAGGGCGTACTTTTTATCCGAAAGTGGCTCGCAAGTGTCGATTAGATGATCTGCTGGATCGCCGTATAAAATTGGCCGAGGTCGAGGAGCAGATGGCTTCTAAAGTTGCGACTGATGTGAAGCCGCTTGTAATTTCTTCACAGCCTGTTGCAGCCAACACCAAACAAACGTATCTAGAGAAGCGTTTACTTCGCCTTACTGAGCTCCCAGCAAAAGGGAATCCTTCAAACGTCAACTTGGAACTCGTTAACTCGCTGGCTAAACAAATTCAAACAGTGCGCTTACAATTTAGTCAACTTAATCGGTTTGCTAAGATCTTTCGTTGTTACACTAAGGAGTGTAATACAAATTCGAATGCCGTATCTCAGATAACGCAAAACACTTGCTATTCTCCATTGTGTCTTCAAAAAGCACGGGCAAAGAAAGAACTCTTGTTGTTGTTACGGAAGGCACATACCGCGGGAAATGGCTCTAAAGAGACTGTTGCCGCCATATTGGGAGCTGTTAAGAAGCCGTCTATTCTTGAGCAAAAGCTTACTGAGGGTAAAAGGGAATCCACTCAGCTGGCGACGGATGAATCAGAAGAAGGGAAATCAGCTGAGTCCGAAGCACCATTGGATTTACTCCAAGATTGGGAACATGCACGAGCGCACGCTGTTCATTTTAGCGATTCTTTAATCACCGAATGCATGCTGTTTGATCAAGACTGCGCTACCAGCACAAAAGTTAAAGAAGAAGATGATCCCAGTGCCGGAAGTAACACAACGACGGACTCTAATACACAAGACTCTGATAAAATGGACTATATCGAAAGTATGGACGTTTGCAGCAATGTTGAAATTGAGAGTACCGAAGACTCTATTGTAGCTGGCTTAAATTCAGCATGCTCAGGAGCTAATGCAGAAGATGTCGATATGACACCCGGATGGAGGAGAAAGCGGAATCAGAAGTCTAAAAAAACCTATATTGGTACTAAGGATGTGTTGGATCAAACGTTAGCCAAGGATATACCACTTAATAAACAGAACCGCAGATTTCCTATCAATGCGCGTCCAGTTAAGCGTGAATGCGTGAAGAAATATGAACGGGAGTACTTTGAGAACGGGTCCGAGCGTGTATATTCATCTAATTCACCTCGGGGTCGTGTATACCTCCTTAATGACGCAGCCAAGTTGTATGAGCAAGCTGTAAAAACGGAGGATAAAGCAACAATTTACAAAAAACCATCCTATTCACGATACCCACTTATATCAAATTTTCTTActcataaaaaaaaacgtaGCCTTTTGGTGCTCCCGCGTTACGAACTTCTTAAGCTGGCGCGTCTGGGTGGAAAAACATCAACAAATGGTTTTCATCACGCAGCTAAAAATAACACAATTTGGCAATATCAGTGTTCACGTCCCCTGTTTCGAACTTGCTGGTCCTATCGCACATCCAGCACCACCTCGTTATCCAGCCTAGCGCTTCAACTGCGAATACTGTGGTCGTGTCTCCGTTGGGACGACATGATAGCGAAGCCCCCATCCACGGATGGGAAGCATCAGGTTACGACGGACACTGAGATTGTGACTTTGGAATTGCTAAAACTTCGGCATGCAGGCCGCTATGGAGAAAAAACAAGCTATTTACGGCGAAAAGTTGTCATCCCTCTTGAAATGCctaaaactataagag AAGTAACATCAATAAGATCTGGACTGCGAAAACGAAAGCGGGCTGAATCTCCCCAGCCAACTGAGCCGCAGATAAGCGAGgaatgggtcgatgaagataAATTAGAATTGtgggaaattaaatttattggagAAAAACAGGAAAAGGCACGTCTATCAGCAGTAACTCGATCTGTAGCATCGCGTCAACTGGAGGCAAGTGGTAGTACTGGTCCAAGTACTTCAACTAATGGAAATCCTGGCGGCGCTGGTCGCGTCCAATTGGCCCCGAAATCTAGTGAAGATGTTAAGGAAAAAATGGaacaacaattaaaattgCAACGCGCTGTTCACCAACAGAGGAAACTGGTTGGCACTGGCGAAGTCGCCCGTTCCGTTACTCCGG TTAAGGGCCAAGTTATCGGCAGTAGGCGCGTCATTGTCAAAAACCCTGATGGCACAACGCGCATCATTCAGCAAGCAGTTACTCAGGTTTCACGGCCAGCAGCTAACACGGCGACAGCAACTGCTTCATCTACTGCAGCAAGCACGTCAAGCACTCAGTCTACTCCATCCACACCTACACCACATAAGGTACAAATTATAAGAGGGCCAGACGGTAAGGTAAGCGTGCGTGGCTTAAATCCTGGCCAGCAACTAGTTCAGATGCCGGATGGAAAACTACATGTGCTGACTACCACAACTTCCTCAAACGCAGCAGCGCAAG GTAACAAAATCAAGGTTCCCTTTAAGCCTTCTTCTACTCCGTCGTCGCCAGCAGTTACTTCTGTGCAGTCTACTGTAAATCCAGTAACACCTGTGATAAAACAAATTGCAGTTAAACATGCCACCAAAAACTCCGGGACTCAATCCATAAAATCGTCGCCGAGCGTTGCCTTGCCCCTGGCACAAATTAAGAACAAATTGTTGCTGgcccaacagcagcagcaaacaGCATCCGCGCCATCAACAACTTCATCGCCGACTGTGCAAAAAATAGTTTCAAAAGTAGTTAGCACGAGTTCATCTGGACAAAACCTGCAACAAGTATTTGTGCAGTCTGGGTCAAAATTGGTGGTAGGCCAGAACTCACAAGGGCAAAAGGTTATTATATCCACTTCGTCTGCACAACAACAGGGAACATCACCGGTTCAACAGCAGCAGCTAGTACAACCTCAAGTTATTTCCCAACCAATTCAACAGTCACCGCAGCAGCAAATCTCGATGACCCAATCTCAACCAACGCAAAAAGTAATTCAGCAAATTGTTAACACCAGCAATGTGCAACAGCAGATTGTAGTTGGCGGCCAACGGATCATTTTAAGCCCGGGTCAAACTATTGTTACTCAAAGAAACGTGCCTCAGAGTCAAGCATTGCAGATGGTTCAGCAGCAGATTCAAacccaacaacaacagcagcaacaacaacatatTGTTCAGCCTCAGCAACAATTTGTCGTTCAATCGAACCAGATTGTTCAATCCTCACCAAATACACAGACGAAGTTGGTCAAACAGCTTGTGGTTCAACAACATTCACAACCAACAACCGAAGAGAAAGCTCAGATCTCCACTGCTGATGTCAATGAATCTGGCACGCAGCAAGTACTAGTTCCGAATTCGACTTTGGCCCAGCAGTTAGCGCAGGGCAAGTTACAGGTTGCCACTGTGAATGGTCAACAAGTTATCGTAAAACCTTTGGGGAACAATCAGGCGCAAATCGTAGCACATATTAAACACCAAGGCGATGGAAACGCTCACATCGTAACAAGTAACTCAGCTTCTGCAGTGTCGCAGGCAAGTCCACAAACCTCACCAGTAAAACAGCAGGCCCTACCATCACAAAGTCCCCAGCAAGTTGTTGTCCAGCAGCAAATGCCTCAACAGTCAACAACAAACTTTGAAAGCGGCGTTAGCTCAATCACTCAACAGCCTGTTGTTTCTCAGAATGTCCAGGGACAGGTCCAACAGCAACCCTTAAGTGTTGAGGAAAGTCTTCTACAAAATCAGCCTCCTGGAACGGTTATTAAATGTGTCACAGCTCAAGTATTGCAAACCGAGCACGGGCCACGTATTGTATTGCAAGGCCTGGTAGGCAACGATTTCACTGCACAACAATTACAATTAGTACAAACTCAGGTGAAACAGCAATTAATGAAGG CTCAAGAGTCAAATGGCAAACTAGGTGTTTTGGGCCCAACGAAAATATACTTGGCGGTACAGCCGGAATCTGCAGTTCAATCACAACCCCCTCCACTTACCCCAGTTCATCAGTCGGCAACGCATCAGCAA